A single window of Halomicrobium zhouii DNA harbors:
- a CDS encoding PAS domain S-box protein, producing MSDGSRERDRAVDADELLAALPDPVLVVAGDDVIVRVNEAFCRSFGVESDHAVGRSLDRVAGVPGTVIGAVSECVADARSGAAQGPVEAAVRSDGAVSTVEIDAGVLDTDDGRVIVVVRDVTERAERERVLADGERRFRAVFEGTTDALVVADDDGEYVDANPAACDLFGLDRAALLERNVSAFADADYDVAAAWDRFLAEGAMTGEFELVRPDGDRRTVEFTATADVTPGRHLATLRDVTDRRRIEADLRESETRFRQIVGRVEETIWMAEAETTDLLYVSPGIEALTGRPPAYFVDDPIWNFVADVHPDDAPAARAAVEEWLADVESGDPDDEYHFQFRYVRSDDAVAWLHVDASVVTDATGRPDRIVGIIDDVTDMKCRERELERKNERLEEFAGMVSHDLRNPLQVVVGRVALLREEGVATESVADIERAVDRMAQLIDDLLTLARGGDDVDTVEPVSLEVVASQAWGTVASTDASFAVVDRAVVTADEGRFRQLFENLFRNAIEHAGPAVAIEVGVVRDDGVATGFYVADDGPGIPPADCDRVFEPGFSTATDGTGFGLDIVAVVAAAHGWTVTVTEGASGGARFEFTDVDVA from the coding sequence ATGAGTGACGGGTCGCGCGAGCGGGACCGGGCCGTCGACGCCGACGAGCTACTGGCGGCGCTGCCGGACCCGGTTCTCGTCGTCGCCGGTGACGACGTGATCGTCCGTGTGAACGAGGCGTTCTGCCGCTCCTTCGGCGTCGAGTCCGATCACGCCGTCGGCCGCTCCCTGGACCGGGTCGCGGGCGTCCCCGGCACAGTGATCGGTGCCGTCTCCGAGTGCGTCGCCGACGCTCGCTCCGGTGCCGCCCAGGGCCCGGTCGAGGCGGCGGTCCGGAGCGACGGCGCGGTATCGACGGTCGAGATCGACGCCGGCGTCCTCGACACCGACGACGGCCGGGTCATCGTCGTCGTCCGCGACGTGACCGAGCGGGCCGAACGCGAGCGCGTGCTCGCCGACGGCGAGCGGCGGTTCCGGGCCGTGTTCGAGGGGACGACCGACGCGCTCGTCGTCGCGGACGACGACGGCGAGTACGTCGACGCGAACCCCGCGGCCTGTGACCTGTTCGGCCTCGACAGAGCGGCCCTCCTGGAACGCAACGTCTCGGCGTTCGCCGACGCCGACTACGACGTCGCGGCCGCGTGGGACCGGTTCCTGGCCGAGGGTGCGATGACCGGCGAGTTCGAACTGGTCCGGCCAGACGGCGACCGACGGACCGTCGAGTTCACGGCGACCGCGGACGTGACGCCGGGGCGCCACCTCGCGACGCTCCGGGACGTCACCGACCGCCGACGGATCGAGGCGGACCTCCGTGAGAGCGAGACCCGCTTCCGGCAGATCGTCGGCCGGGTCGAGGAGACGATCTGGATGGCCGAGGCCGAGACCACCGACCTCCTCTACGTCAGCCCCGGCATCGAGGCGCTGACGGGCCGCCCGCCCGCCTACTTCGTGGACGACCCGATCTGGAACTTCGTGGCTGACGTCCACCCCGACGACGCGCCGGCGGCGCGGGCCGCCGTCGAAGAGTGGCTCGCCGACGTCGAGTCGGGCGACCCCGACGACGAGTACCACTTCCAGTTCCGGTACGTCCGGTCCGACGACGCCGTCGCCTGGCTCCACGTCGACGCCAGCGTCGTGACGGATGCGACGGGCCGGCCCGACCGCATCGTCGGCATCATCGACGACGTGACCGACATGAAGTGTCGCGAGCGAGAACTGGAACGGAAGAACGAGCGCCTCGAGGAGTTCGCGGGGATGGTGAGCCACGATCTGCGCAACCCGCTCCAGGTCGTCGTCGGGCGGGTCGCGCTCCTCCGCGAGGAAGGCGTGGCGACCGAGTCGGTCGCCGACATCGAACGCGCGGTCGACCGGATGGCACAGCTCATCGACGACCTGCTGACGCTCGCGAGGGGTGGCGACGACGTCGACACCGTCGAGCCCGTCTCGCTAGAGGTCGTCGCGAGCCAGGCCTGGGGGACGGTCGCCAGCACAGACGCGTCGTTCGCCGTCGTCGACCGCGCGGTCGTCACGGCAGACGAGGGCCGGTTCCGCCAGCTCTTCGAGAACCTCTTTCGCAACGCGATCGAACACGCCGGCCCTGCGGTCGCTATCGAGGTCGGCGTCGTCCGCGACGACGGCGTCGCGACCGGCTTCTACGTCGCAGACGACGGCCCGGGAATTCCCCCGGCCGACTGCGACCGGGTGTTCGAACCCGGCTTCTCCACCGCCACCGACGGCACCGGATTCGGCCTGGACATCGTCGCCGTGGTCGCTGCGGCCCACGGCTGGACGGTCACCGTCACGGAGGGCGCCAGCGGCGGCGCTCGCTTCGAGTTCACCGACGTCGACGTCGCGTGA
- a CDS encoding AAA family ATPase, with the protein MKGPLWTETYAPALDDVPQPQAREHLRGAIEEPMNLLVHGPKGAGKTAGVRALAQEVHENPDADLIEINVADVFDMTKKEISNDPRFSPFIDSKRRRESSKADLINHVLKESASYTPMSGSYKTILLDNAEGMREDFQQALRRVMEQYYEATQFVIATRQPSQLIPPIRSRCFPVVMRAPTHEETVGALERIVEAEGVEYDDDGLEYVAGYADGDLRKAVLGAQTTHEQHGAVTMQNSYESLNEVEADDAVEKMLDAAEEGEFTDARSTLDDLLVDEGHSGSDVLDDILAVSRSRYSGERVARIHALAGEIDADLVEGTSDRIHLSHLLAEIGEIAAGRA; encoded by the coding sequence ATGAAGGGGCCGCTGTGGACGGAGACCTACGCGCCGGCGCTCGACGACGTACCCCAGCCGCAGGCACGCGAGCACCTCCGGGGCGCCATCGAGGAGCCGATGAACCTCCTGGTCCACGGGCCGAAGGGGGCGGGCAAGACGGCGGGCGTCCGGGCACTCGCCCAGGAAGTCCACGAGAACCCCGACGCGGACCTCATCGAGATCAACGTCGCCGACGTCTTCGACATGACCAAGAAGGAGATATCGAACGACCCGCGCTTCAGTCCGTTCATCGACTCGAAGCGTCGGCGGGAGTCCTCCAAGGCGGACCTGATCAACCACGTGCTCAAGGAGTCGGCCAGCTACACGCCGATGTCGGGGAGCTACAAGACCATCCTGCTGGACAACGCCGAGGGGATGCGCGAGGACTTCCAGCAGGCGCTGCGCCGCGTGATGGAGCAGTACTACGAGGCGACGCAGTTCGTCATCGCGACGCGCCAGCCCTCACAGCTCATCCCGCCTATTCGCTCGCGGTGTTTCCCGGTCGTCATGCGCGCGCCGACCCACGAGGAGACCGTCGGCGCGCTGGAACGCATCGTCGAGGCCGAAGGAGTCGAGTACGACGACGACGGCCTGGAGTACGTCGCGGGCTACGCCGACGGCGACCTCCGGAAGGCCGTGCTGGGCGCCCAGACCACCCACGAACAGCACGGCGCCGTCACGATGCAGAACTCGTACGAGTCGCTCAACGAGGTCGAGGCCGACGACGCGGTCGAGAAGATGCTCGACGCCGCCGAGGAAGGGGAGTTCACCGACGCCCGCTCGACGCTGGACGACTTGCTCGTCGACGAGGGCCACAGCGGGTCGGACGTGCTGGACGACATCCTCGCCGTGTCCCGGTCGCGGTATTCGGGCGAGCGGGTCGCCCGGATCCACGCGCTGGCCGGCGAAATCGACGCCGACCTCGTGGAGGGGACGAGCGACCGGATCCACCTGAGTCACTTGCTCGCCGAGATTGGTGAGATAGCCGCGGGACGGGCCTGA
- a CDS encoding sugar phosphate isomerase/epimerase family protein: MTRPAIQLYTLRNVDRPFTELLELVADAGFEGVEFAFRVADEDPDDVVEALNETELAVAGAHVEIDELEDEFAETVTRYEKLTADDIVVPWLDREHFASHEAIDEAVERLEFLDAELDEHGMEFHYHNHDHEYVDLNGETGFDAFLDQTEFHVELDLGLALAAGDDPVARLRQLGERSDLVHLKDYDVDAGESVPVGEGDLDLDGVSDAVAENDSDWLIYEYPGEDPLETLDEAAETVRDLC; encoded by the coding sequence ATGACCCGCCCCGCCATCCAGCTGTACACGCTCCGTAACGTGGACCGGCCGTTCACCGAACTGCTCGAACTCGTGGCCGACGCCGGCTTCGAGGGCGTCGAGTTCGCCTTCCGCGTGGCCGACGAGGACCCCGACGACGTGGTCGAGGCGCTCAACGAGACGGAACTGGCGGTCGCCGGCGCCCACGTCGAGATCGACGAACTGGAAGACGAGTTCGCCGAGACCGTCACGCGCTACGAGAAGCTGACGGCCGACGACATCGTCGTTCCCTGGCTCGACCGGGAGCACTTCGCGTCCCACGAGGCCATCGACGAGGCCGTCGAACGCCTGGAGTTCCTCGACGCCGAACTCGACGAGCACGGGATGGAGTTCCACTACCACAACCACGACCACGAGTACGTCGACCTGAACGGCGAGACCGGGTTCGATGCGTTCCTGGACCAGACCGAATTCCACGTCGAACTCGACCTCGGGCTGGCGCTGGCCGCCGGTGACGACCCCGTCGCCAGGTTGCGCCAGCTGGGCGAGCGCTCCGACCTCGTCCACCTGAAGGACTACGACGTCGACGCCGGCGAGTCCGTCCCCGTCGGCGAGGGCGACCTGGACCTGGACGGCGTCAGCGACGCCGTCGCCGAGAACGACTCCGACTGGCTCATCTACGAGTATCCCGGCGAGGACCCCCTGGAGACGCTGGACGAGGCCGCCGAGACGGTGCGAGACCTGTGCTGA
- a CDS encoding glucuronyl esterase domain-containing protein, whose product MEVPTDPSRPPSLRSAPAHELPPPTELPDPADLPADPDLPDPFETFGGEAVERRADWLARRAEILDLFRRYVYGYAPDPPEIETAAERTPGVLDGAATLTEVTISFPDLPADAPSITMALFLPANADPNADTDTDGDSPAETGVPVVLGLNRAGNQVTVADDAVTILGDAPRGARQEFWCVDRILDRGYGFATYFCGELAPDSEDVGGATAGGGSTAGIHATYDAAALPGPPGSEWGTIAAWAWGLHRCVDVLRAVEGVRAHQIAVLGHSRRGKAAVWAGATDERIALVVPHQSGTGGVTLSRANDQESVADITGAFPHWFADDFDAFAGREAHLPVDQHLLVACVAPRPLLDTEGSLDFWANPDLAHESLRAAAPVWTFLDADGMVGDGLLAGDDEISRATAGDLCQYRRDTEHTLNRGYWDAILDFADAHFE is encoded by the coding sequence ATGGAGGTCCCCACCGACCCCTCGCGGCCGCCGTCCCTGCGGTCGGCGCCGGCCCACGAGTTGCCCCCGCCGACCGAACTCCCCGACCCCGCGGACCTTCCCGCCGACCCCGACCTGCCGGACCCCTTCGAGACGTTCGGCGGGGAAGCGGTCGAGCGGCGGGCCGACTGGCTCGCCCGCCGTGCCGAGATTCTCGACCTGTTCCGCCGCTACGTCTACGGCTACGCGCCAGATCCCCCCGAGATAGAGACCGCGGCCGAGCGGACGCCGGGGGTCCTCGACGGCGCGGCGACGCTGACCGAGGTGACGATTTCGTTCCCCGACCTGCCCGCCGACGCGCCGTCGATCACGATGGCGCTGTTCCTGCCGGCGAATGCTGACCCGAACGCCGACACCGACACCGACGGCGACTCACCCGCCGAGACCGGGGTCCCGGTCGTGCTGGGGCTCAACCGCGCCGGCAACCAGGTGACCGTCGCGGACGACGCGGTGACGATACTGGGTGACGCACCGCGGGGCGCCCGGCAGGAGTTCTGGTGCGTCGACCGGATCCTCGACCGCGGCTACGGCTTCGCGACGTACTTCTGCGGGGAACTGGCGCCCGACAGCGAGGACGTGGGCGGCGCAACCGCCGGCGGCGGGAGCACCGCTGGCATCCACGCCACCTACGACGCCGCGGCCCTCCCCGGCCCGCCAGGGAGCGAGTGGGGAACTATCGCCGCCTGGGCGTGGGGACTCCACCGCTGCGTCGACGTCCTCCGCGCGGTCGAGGGCGTCCGTGCTCACCAGATCGCCGTCCTCGGCCACTCCCGCCGGGGCAAGGCGGCGGTGTGGGCCGGCGCGACGGACGAGCGCATCGCCCTGGTGGTCCCTCACCAGTCCGGTACCGGCGGCGTGACCCTCTCCCGGGCGAACGACCAGGAGTCGGTCGCCGACATCACCGGCGCGTTCCCCCACTGGTTCGCCGACGACTTCGACGCCTTCGCCGGGCGCGAGGCCCACCTTCCGGTCGACCAGCACCTCCTCGTCGCCTGCGTCGCGCCGCGGCCCCTGCTCGACACGGAGGGGTCGCTGGACTTCTGGGCCAACCCCGACCTGGCCCACGAGTCGCTCCGGGCCGCTGCGCCGGTCTGGACGTTCCTCGACGCCGACGGCATGGTCGGCGACGGCCTGCTGGCCGGCGACGACGAGATATCGCGAGCCACTGCGGGCGACCTGTGCCAGTACCGCCGGGACACCGAACACACCCTGAACCGGGGGTACTGGGATGCCATCCTCGACTTCGCGGACGCTCACTTCGAGTGA
- a CDS encoding MOSC domain-containing protein, which yields MTDWVADHPIESREAADPHLAHVQRFPVKSLDPEEREEATLTTVGALEGDREWAILDRAGTEPYDPKSADVGGSGDYVNGKKTDAVHRLWSQYVPRDQGGPALALRRRDDDPDTSRLFPLYDGRSGENPATERDVHGDLNRWLSEYFDRQVSVRWDGRGQHDDRERHGPTVVSTATLREVAAWFDFDVASARRRFRANLEIGGVPPFWEDQLFTDEGEVVRFQVGDAAVDGVHPCQRCVVPGRDPDTGAETPGFRETFIQRRQETMPEWTGCDRFDHAFRLMVNTRVPEESDGTSVRVGDPVQIVGTRSE from the coding sequence ATGACAGACTGGGTCGCCGACCACCCCATCGAGAGCCGCGAGGCGGCCGACCCGCACCTCGCCCACGTCCAGCGATTTCCCGTCAAGTCGCTCGACCCCGAAGAGCGCGAGGAGGCGACGCTCACCACCGTGGGCGCCCTCGAGGGCGACCGCGAGTGGGCCATCCTCGACCGCGCCGGCACCGAGCCCTACGACCCCAAATCGGCCGACGTCGGCGGCAGCGGTGACTACGTCAACGGGAAGAAGACCGACGCCGTCCACCGGCTCTGGTCGCAGTACGTCCCGCGCGACCAGGGCGGGCCCGCGCTGGCCCTGCGGCGACGGGACGACGACCCGGACACCAGCCGCCTGTTTCCGCTCTACGACGGCCGCTCCGGCGAGAACCCCGCCACCGAACGCGACGTCCACGGCGACCTGAACCGCTGGCTCTCCGAGTACTTCGACCGGCAGGTGAGCGTCCGCTGGGACGGCCGCGGCCAGCACGACGACCGCGAGCGCCACGGCCCGACCGTCGTCTCGACCGCCACGCTCCGGGAGGTCGCCGCCTGGTTCGACTTCGACGTCGCGTCGGCCCGCCGGCGCTTCCGCGCCAACCTCGAGATCGGCGGCGTCCCGCCGTTCTGGGAGGACCAGCTGTTCACCGACGAGGGCGAGGTCGTCCGGTTCCAGGTCGGCGACGCCGCCGTCGACGGCGTCCACCCCTGCCAGCGCTGCGTAGTGCCGGGACGGGACCCGGACACCGGCGCGGAGACGCCGGGCTTCCGGGAGACGTTCATTCAGCGTCGACAGGAGACCATGCCCGAGTGGACCGGCTGCGACCGCTTCGACCACGCCTTCCGCCTGATGGTCAACACGCGCGTTCCCGAGGAGTCCGATGGAACGTCGGTTCGGGTCGGCGACCCCGTTCAGATCGTCGGGACTCGGTCTGAGTAG
- a CDS encoding aldo/keto reductase, whose protein sequence is MPIDSLPRIGLGTYSDDNRAQWRDNVRTALDVGYRHVDTAQVYENEEYVGQAIAESDVDREDVFLSTKTVHVDVPPEPEDTADAIDGCLDRLGVDYVDMLYVHWPADNYDPEVVLPAFDEAYEQGKTRNVALSNFSPALLDEAREILGAPLAAHQVECHPLLQQEELREYAVEHDHWLVCYSPLGKGAVFDEPVIQDVAEKHDVSPAQVSLAWLLSKENVAVIPKASSREHMEQNLAARDLELDDDDIQRIDDIDRTYREIDPQHGVWNQ, encoded by the coding sequence ATGCCAATCGACTCGTTGCCGAGGATCGGCCTCGGGACATACTCCGACGACAACAGAGCGCAGTGGCGCGACAACGTCCGGACGGCACTCGACGTGGGCTACCGGCACGTAGACACGGCCCAGGTGTACGAGAACGAGGAGTACGTGGGCCAGGCCATCGCGGAGAGCGACGTCGACCGCGAGGACGTCTTCCTCTCGACGAAGACGGTCCACGTCGACGTGCCCCCGGAGCCGGAGGACACCGCCGACGCCATCGACGGCTGTCTGGACCGCCTCGGCGTCGACTACGTCGACATGCTGTACGTCCACTGGCCGGCTGACAACTACGACCCCGAGGTGGTCCTGCCCGCCTTCGACGAGGCCTACGAGCAGGGCAAGACCCGCAACGTCGCGCTCTCCAATTTCTCGCCGGCGTTGCTCGACGAGGCCCGCGAGATCCTCGGCGCGCCGCTGGCGGCCCACCAGGTCGAGTGCCATCCGCTCCTCCAGCAGGAGGAACTCCGGGAGTACGCCGTCGAGCACGACCACTGGCTGGTCTGCTACTCGCCGCTGGGGAAGGGCGCGGTGTTCGACGAGCCGGTGATCCAGGACGTCGCCGAGAAACACGACGTCTCGCCGGCCCAGGTGAGCCTGGCGTGGCTGCTCTCGAAGGAGAACGTCGCGGTCATCCCCAAGGCGTCCAGTCGCGAGCACATGGAACAGAACCTCGCCGCCCGGGACCTCGAACTCGACGACGACGATATCCAGCGCATCGACGACATCGACCGGACCTACCGGGAGATCGACCCCCAGCACGGGGTCTGGAATCAGTAG
- a CDS encoding ATP-binding protein gives MSDPDVDVVEFMLTTQLFNDRRDLDPDDLPPAYRAPFWSDATIERPLTADQGAIAEATDVERPWEAISSLMFTDRDEFAGTVEFTDRDMAEEWFRKRVDADHVNENPVLAAEWEDQIDGVDYELAREQNRPARADRAFIDALLDDAFGNDGEDEEDGDNMLDLVDIRAPEEVQMTMDQLVLTPDQEGEIEKIVKAIEHRDYLARIGLREIGKLLFVGPPGTGKTSVARALAHDLQLPFVEVKLSMITSQYLGETAKNVEKTFEVAKRLAPCILFMDEFDFVAKTRSSDEHAAIKRAVNTLLKSIDEVSLIEDEVLLIGATNHPDQLDAAVWRRFDEIVNFPKPDYGMRSDILRVVTQQMDIDEFDPDELADITEGLTGSDLRLVLREAVLEALTEERTTLTQQDLREAVTDFEERDNLKNLDMIEGDHDALVAGGDISGAGDSDAEAASDGGHDHDHDHADHDHDHDHDHSDDD, from the coding sequence ATGAGTGACCCCGACGTCGATGTCGTCGAATTCATGCTGACGACGCAGCTGTTCAACGACCGTCGCGACCTGGACCCGGACGACCTCCCCCCGGCGTATCGGGCGCCGTTCTGGAGCGACGCGACCATCGAACGACCGCTGACGGCCGACCAGGGCGCCATCGCCGAGGCGACCGACGTCGAGCGCCCCTGGGAGGCCATCTCCAGCCTGATGTTCACCGACCGCGACGAGTTCGCGGGGACCGTCGAGTTCACCGACCGCGACATGGCCGAGGAGTGGTTCCGCAAGCGCGTCGACGCCGACCACGTCAACGAGAACCCGGTGCTCGCCGCCGAGTGGGAGGACCAGATTGACGGCGTCGACTACGAACTGGCCCGGGAGCAGAACCGCCCCGCGCGGGCCGACCGCGCGTTCATCGACGCGCTGCTCGACGACGCCTTCGGGAACGACGGCGAAGACGAGGAGGACGGCGACAACATGCTCGACCTCGTCGACATCCGCGCCCCCGAAGAGGTCCAGATGACGATGGACCAGCTCGTCCTGACGCCGGACCAGGAGGGCGAGATCGAGAAGATCGTCAAGGCCATCGAGCACCGCGACTACCTCGCCCGCATCGGCCTGCGCGAGATCGGGAAGCTCCTGTTCGTCGGCCCACCGGGCACCGGGAAGACCAGCGTCGCGCGAGCGCTCGCCCACGACCTCCAGCTCCCCTTCGTCGAGGTGAAGCTCTCGATGATCACCTCCCAGTACCTCGGCGAGACGGCCAAGAACGTCGAGAAGACCTTCGAGGTCGCGAAGCGACTCGCCCCCTGTATCCTCTTCATGGACGAGTTCGACTTCGTCGCCAAGACGCGCTCCTCGGACGAACACGCCGCCATCAAGCGCGCCGTCAACACGCTGCTCAAGAGCATCGACGAGGTCTCGCTCATCGAGGACGAGGTGCTCCTCATCGGCGCGACCAACCACCCCGACCAGCTCGACGCCGCCGTCTGGCGCCGCTTCGACGAGATCGTCAACTTCCCCAAGCCGGACTACGGGATGCGCTCGGACATCCTGCGCGTGGTCACCCAGCAGATGGACATCGACGAGTTCGACCCGGACGAACTGGCCGACATCACCGAGGGACTCACCGGGAGCGACCTCAGGCTCGTCCTCCGCGAGGCCGTCCTGGAGGCGCTCACCGAGGAGCGGACGACGCTCACCCAGCAGGACCTGCGCGAGGCCGTCACCGACTTCGAGGAGCGTGACAACCTGAAGAACCTGGACATGATCGAGGGCGACCACGACGCCCTCGTCGCTGGCGGCGACATCTCCGGTGCCGGCGACAGCGACGCGGAGGCCGCCTCCGACGGTGGCCACGATCACGATCACGACCACGCCGACCACGATCACGACCACGACCACGACCACTCGGACGACGACTAG
- a CDS encoding HVO_2922 family protein has translation MKAPGPLADWYQARIGTPSTGDEVLGYWIFSLGIILGTLGLVQFFFSPANSAFRMLGYLMGAVGLVALIIGPTIRLPLSRRATTLSSVGAVACLAAIAWFLLVYPGNWERPVGHVGVVSLYAAGLVLTAVGAVFAPILTGPRGTLEETTAAVEAAEAERDALGEDLSARDAALADVLADRDATAAELAVARETIAGHEESKAAFELYEDKSGQWRWRLRHRNTNIVADSGEGYASRQKAMQGLQSVRSNALGAAVTVHEVEADAVDEPPEILVAESQGTFEYYEDKGGQFRWRLRHDNGEVVADSGEGYASKSNVRRAMDTIRRVADGAVALEIDPVGFEVYADAGGQYRWRLLHRNGNILADSGEGYVSRSNARRAVDTVREVAADADNFDLYEDHAGETRWRLVAGNGETVADSGEGYASKSNAEDAVERVSSYAPEADALDVGAAAFEIYEDRAEEYRWRLRARNGETVADSGEGYSRRAEARAAVDRVKRHVPGADEESVEN, from the coding sequence ATGAAAGCTCCGGGGCCGCTCGCAGACTGGTACCAGGCGCGGATCGGGACGCCGTCGACCGGGGACGAAGTGCTCGGTTACTGGATATTCTCGCTGGGTATCATCCTCGGGACGCTAGGGCTGGTGCAGTTCTTCTTCTCGCCGGCCAACTCCGCCTTCCGGATGCTCGGCTACCTCATGGGGGCCGTCGGACTCGTCGCGCTCATTATCGGGCCGACGATCCGGCTCCCGCTGAGCAGGCGGGCGACGACGCTCTCCTCCGTCGGCGCCGTCGCCTGTCTGGCCGCCATCGCCTGGTTCCTCCTGGTCTACCCGGGGAACTGGGAGCGGCCGGTCGGCCACGTCGGGGTCGTGTCGCTGTACGCCGCCGGCCTCGTGCTCACCGCCGTGGGGGCGGTGTTCGCGCCGATCCTGACCGGCCCGCGCGGCACGCTCGAAGAGACCACCGCGGCCGTCGAGGCCGCCGAGGCCGAACGCGACGCCCTCGGCGAGGACCTGTCTGCCCGGGACGCGGCACTCGCGGACGTGCTGGCCGACCGCGACGCCACGGCGGCGGAACTCGCCGTCGCCCGCGAGACAATCGCCGGCCACGAGGAGAGCAAGGCCGCCTTCGAACTGTACGAGGACAAGAGTGGCCAGTGGCGCTGGCGGCTCCGCCACCGCAACACGAACATCGTCGCCGACTCGGGCGAGGGGTACGCCTCTCGCCAGAAGGCGATGCAGGGGCTCCAGAGCGTCAGGTCGAACGCGCTGGGCGCCGCCGTCACCGTCCACGAAGTCGAGGCGGACGCCGTCGACGAACCGCCGGAAATCCTGGTCGCCGAGAGCCAGGGCACCTTCGAGTACTACGAGGACAAGGGCGGCCAGTTCCGCTGGCGCCTCCGCCACGACAACGGCGAGGTCGTCGCGGACTCCGGCGAGGGGTACGCCTCGAAGTCGAACGTCCGCCGCGCGATGGACACCATCCGCCGCGTCGCCGACGGCGCGGTCGCACTGGAGATAGACCCCGTCGGTTTCGAGGTGTACGCCGACGCGGGCGGCCAGTACCGCTGGCGGCTGCTCCACAGGAACGGCAACATCCTGGCCGACTCGGGCGAGGGGTACGTCTCTCGCTCGAACGCGCGCCGGGCCGTCGACACCGTCCGCGAGGTCGCCGCAGACGCCGACAACTTCGACCTGTACGAGGACCACGCGGGGGAGACCCGCTGGCGACTCGTCGCCGGCAACGGCGAGACCGTGGCGGACTCGGGCGAGGGGTACGCCTCGAAGTCCAACGCCGAGGACGCCGTCGAGCGCGTCAGTTCGTACGCGCCCGAGGCCGACGCGCTCGACGTGGGCGCGGCCGCCTTCGAGATATACGAGGACCGCGCCGAGGAGTACCGCTGGCGCCTCCGGGCCCGCAACGGCGAGACGGTCGCGGACTCGGGCGAGGGCTACTCCCGGCGCGCCGAGGCCCGGGCCGCCGTCGACCGGGTGAAGCGCCACGTGCCCGGCGCCGACGAGGAGTCCGTCGAGAACTGA
- a CDS encoding thiolase family protein has translation MSDQTPVVVAAKRTPLGKADGVFADVRSEDLSVPLIDELLADTGVESEAVDDLMWGCAQQRGEQGNNMARVIALLSELGESVPGTTINRWCASSAQAIASAADAVTAGQRDCVVAGGVESMSRVELGENMHTVHPRMAEEYNVGDLQMGMTAEKVADRFDVSREAQDEYALRSHERAAAATDDGRFAEEIVPIDTEDGLVEVDEGIRRDTSLDQLAELPTVFKGDGTVTPGNASQMTDGAAAVMVTSRAFADDHDLDVLAEVGDHEVAGVDPTIMGVGPVPAVRNLAERTGRDVDDYDLVELNEAFASQCLYCQRELGFDDEIYNVNGGAIAIGHPLGATGARLPVTLIHEMRRRGDDLGLATECVGFGQGMAIEFHVP, from the coding sequence ATGTCAGACCAGACCCCCGTCGTCGTCGCCGCGAAGCGGACCCCGCTGGGCAAGGCAGACGGCGTCTTCGCCGACGTCCGGAGCGAGGACCTCTCCGTGCCTCTGATAGACGAGCTACTCGCCGACACCGGCGTCGAGAGCGAGGCCGTCGACGACCTGATGTGGGGCTGTGCACAGCAGCGCGGGGAACAGGGCAACAACATGGCTCGCGTTATCGCGTTGCTCTCGGAGCTGGGGGAGTCGGTGCCCGGCACGACGATCAACCGCTGGTGTGCCTCGTCGGCCCAGGCCATCGCGTCGGCGGCCGACGCCGTCACCGCCGGCCAGCGCGACTGCGTCGTGGCCGGCGGCGTCGAGTCGATGTCCCGCGTCGAACTCGGCGAGAACATGCACACCGTCCACCCGCGGATGGCCGAGGAGTACAACGTCGGCGACCTCCAGATGGGCATGACCGCCGAGAAGGTCGCCGACCGCTTCGACGTCTCCCGCGAGGCACAGGACGAGTACGCCCTCCGGAGCCACGAGCGCGCGGCGGCGGCCACCGACGACGGCCGCTTCGCCGAGGAGATCGTCCCGATCGACACCGAGGACGGCCTCGTCGAGGTCGACGAGGGGATCCGCCGCGACACCAGCCTGGACCAGCTCGCCGAGCTCCCGACCGTGTTCAAGGGCGACGGGACGGTGACGCCCGGCAACGCCTCGCAGATGACCGACGGCGCCGCCGCGGTCATGGTCACCTCCCGCGCGTTCGCGGACGACCACGACCTGGACGTCCTCGCCGAGGTCGGTGACCACGAGGTCGCCGGCGTCGACCCGACGATCATGGGCGTCGGCCCGGTCCCGGCGGTCCGGAACCTCGCCGAGCGCACCGGCCGCGACGTCGACGACTACGACCTGGTCGAACTGAACGAGGCCTTCGCCAGCCAGTGCCTGTACTGTCAGCGCGAACTCGGCTTCGACGACGAGATATACAACGTCAACGGCGGCGCCATCGCCATCGGCCACCCCCTCGGCGCGACGGGCGCCCGGCTGCCCGTGACGCTGATCCACGAGATGCGCCGCCGCGGCGACGACCTCGGGCTGGCGACGGAGTGCGTCGGTTTCGGCCAGGGCATGGCCATCGAGTTCCACGTGCCGTAG